gtggatttaaaaaaaaaaagccatattgCTAACACATTTCTAAACCACTtttgacactttttttaaaaactccacATAGTACCGCTTGGacctggctttttcttttcagctaatACAGGACTGAGAAGTACACAGGGGAAAGGCCGGTTATCCCTCTGCTGTGGCTCTTCCTAACCACCCCGGCTTTGGGAGAGCCCCTGGCCAGGCAGCTGTGGCCAGCAAGCTCGCAGCCCCTCTGCCTGTTCCCTTCCGCATCAGCGGGGATGGGATGTGCCCAGGTCTCCAGCCGCTGTGGCAGATGTGCAGGGAGCTGTGTGGGCCCACCAGCCTGGTGGGGTAACCCCAGGTGTGGGAAGCACAACAGCGCTAGCAGCAATATACCCAGGAATGGGAAAGGGAGCAGGTAAACAGGGAAGGTCAGCTTCAGCTGTGATTCTTCAGGGCCAATACAGGGAAAGGTAAGCAACacatctgcagtgctgcttaGCAGAGGTGGCTTTGCTGCTAGCCCCCCCCATCCACTGCTGAACCAAAGCTGGCACTTTTATGTTGACTCTTGGCTGTGTTTCTGTCACTGAAGTGTCAGGATTTACACTTGCTTTCACAGGAGCATTACAGAAGAGCCCTAACCTGGGAGTCTTTCATCTCATGGAAATGAAGCCAAGCCAAGCTGCCTCCAGTGTTCCTGCAGCATCAGAGGGGCCGGAGTGGCTGCCCCAGCCTAGGATCAGCCCTGGATGTCACCCCTGAGGACAGCCAGCTCAGGCAAGTGTCTGCAGCCTAATGCTGCTGTGAGCCAcaggctgggctgtggctgctgttgTGCTAAGGAAACAGGCTGTGGCTTTGCCTCCCTCTTGAGCGGCTGCCTTACAGAGAGGGGCATTTTCTAGCTGTTACAAGCAAGGGGCTCTGGCTTAGGGTAGCAGGGTGACATACTGCGATGTGTAACTTCCCTTGGTGATTATGGGCAAGGTATTGTTATCTGGGCCAATTAAGCTGAAGTGGAGAGTGAAGTATCAACCACCATGTGATACCTGGGGGAAGtagctttataaaaataaacctggCCTAGCACTGGGGCTAGAGAGGTGCAGGCTCAGTCCGAGAGGTCATCTTGTGTGTAGGGTGTTAACTTCTAGTGCAAGTGTCCCAGGCTTCTCCTTCGTTTACACTTCAAAACACTAACCTCCCTCCCTAAAGCAGAAAGGTCACTACAGAAGCTCTCACCTCCCTCTGCTGAGCTGGTTTTTGCCCTTCTGCCCCCAGTTCAAAGGGAATTTAACATAAAAGGGGATGAAAATCAAACAAATCTGATGGCCAACTTTGAATAAGAACACCCACCTTAGGtaacttaaagaaaattagaaaggagAGGTCTTACCAGTATCttagtttccatttttattattccATAGGGTTGTTAACAAAAGAAAGCTACATGTCTAGTCCCTTGGCAGTTAGATTGCTTCCTTTCTTGCTTGTTCTATGTTTGGGAACTTCCATGTATTAAGCAACTTCAcaatcctttttgtttttctctttacaatGACAGTTCTCTGAAAGGTattatcacagcataaataaCCTGGCATGTCCCAAAAGTAGGAACAGGGAAGGTGTCAAACCCTCATGTACAAGAGTGCTGAgggtccccccccagccccctaccaacatttttttaaagagtactTTCCAGATCCATTGCACACTCTATTCAACTTTgcattcaagaggaaaaaaaaaccaaaacaacacaacagaaaacacacGACCTCCAAATAACCAAAACCCCTGTGAAGTCATGCCCCAGGACAGGATTTGCCTAGCACTTCTGAAGTTAGGACTGTAGATGTATGAGCAACAGCTTCAGATGCCAGATCCAGTAGAGTAGGTTTGAGACTGGCATCCAGACAAACTAGCCCAGAAGTCTGTGGCCTCAGATCAGCCTTACATCAGTATGACCTTGCTCACTGTAATAACTTAAGTAAGTGTCTTCTAGtattaaacaaaagaaacatttgaatTCCAATACTTGAGCTAACAATGCTCAGTACAAGAATTAAGTGCTTAATTACCAGCAGTGTTTCCACAATATATACATACTTTTGTTAATAATTAACAATAgggaactgtatttttaattttttaaatgggtTAGAAGTGCATCACACTCCACAATACATGCAATCGGTTgtgaattcagtattttttattaaagattaaaataaaaaaaatttgccaCCCTAATATACATAAAGTCACAATAAACTCAAATGtgctaaaagcaaaatgtgCATAAAGACACTCATTTCTAAAAGGCACCCTGCCACCAATATCTTTTAAATGTTCATCTAATTCCACCAGGATTCTAGTTTTCTCTTCCTTCGCTGAAGGTGAGACTAGACTGCTACCACGTACAGATGCTAACCACACCAACCCCTTTCAGGGATCTTTGCTATCACTAGAACACTTAAAACTGTGCATGCAGACTTAACTCGAGCTTCTCATGGAGTTAACCATCACGATTTAAAATGCACAagggctttttctttaaagaaaaaggtagTGATATTTGGGCCACTTATAAGGGCCAAGAGAAAGAGACAGGGTTATAAAATAACTGCTGTGTATCCACCAAAGAGCTTTGCTACTAAAAACCaggtccccccctccccaccccgatCCCCTCCCCAACCTCTCATAAAAACCACCCCTAAAGTTACAAAATgccacacacgcacacacatacacacagacgAAATGTTAACGTGTTTTGCTATTAGCCTGTCAGGGCCTGACAGTGTCAGAGTGCCATTGATGCAGTCTCAAAACGCAGCGATGCCAGCTGCCTGCCCGCACACTGGCAGTGCCCCGTGGTGCTcggagggctgcaggggagcaCGGAGCCCGGCTGGTCTCCCCACTAGGTAGGTCTGCGTTGACTCCCACACGCTCCTCCGTTACCAGGGCCTCCACATCGATTTGGGTAAACTAGGCGAAGGCAGGCTGCGCGTCGGGGAAGCGTCCAGTCCATCTGTGGAGGTCTGGCCCGGCTCAGCCTCCGCCTCGTCCGAGTCGGAGCAGGTTTCTTCGCTGGGGGAAGGTGAGGGCGCCGAGGCAGGGAGAGCCAGGCCCAGTGAGGCCTTGGCCACCGGGGCCAGCGCCTCACTGCCAGGCCAGGGGCCGAGGGTGGGATCTGCCAAAACGTCCGCGACCAAGTCCGGGAAGCCGCCCTCGTCGAGGGGCATGGACTCCAGCAGGTGGTTGAGCAGCTCGGCGGCCGTGGTGGCGTCGATGCCGGGGCAGCTGGAGACGAAGGTGTGCACCTCGTGCATGCACTGGATGTAGCCGGCGGCGAAGCGCTCGCTGGCCTCGCGGTGCAGCCGCCCGCCCTCTGCGCCGCGGGAGAGAGAGGGGAGCGCGGTGAggcgcgggccgggccgggaaGGGccggccccccgccgccccgccggcacTCACCGAGGGAGCGGCGCTCCAGCACGGCCTGCACCCGCCGCACCGTCAGCTCCAGCACCTCCGCGTTCTCCAGCTTCGCCTGAAACTGACCCGGGGCGCCGCGGCCGTCAGCGCGGCCCCGGGCCCCCGCTGCCttggccccggcccccgccccgccgcctcaCCTCGCTGTCGGCCAGCAGCAGCCGCAGCTCCTGCAGGCTCTCGTTGATCCGCGCCCGGCGCTTCTTCTCCACCAGCGGCTTCCTCGTCTGCGGAGACAACAGCGCCGTCAgcccgccgccctcccgcccggccccgcccgccggccGGCCGCGGCCGCTCACCTTCCTGTCGGCCCTGGCCCCCGCGCAGCCCTCGTccccccgcggcgggcggcccTTGCCGGGCCGGAAGGAGGGCGCCATGGCGCGGCCCGGCGGACCCGCGCTGCGCTGCTGCGCTGCTCCGCTCCGGTCCCCTGCGGCGGCTGCGCCCgggcccgctccccgccccgcgccgccccacTTATACCCTCTGATTTGCATGTCAATGAGCCCATTGGCCGCGCCGCGCGGGCAGCCGCCGCTGCGTTGGCCGAACGGGCCAATGGGAGGCGGGTGCTTTGTCTGCGCcggggcggggctggggcgcGCGCTGCCGTCCGCCGCCGCACTGCCCGCCGGCATCGTGGGCGCGGGGCGGGCACGGCTCCGCCGCTCGGGCCCCCGGTCCTGCCGCTCCCCGCCTCGGGGCTTGCCACGGCCTGGGCAGGGGCGCGCGGGCCGGCAGGGcccggggagccggggcggggggccgcGCGCCCTCCATGCAGCgcggcagctcctgctgcagcctcgCGCGCTGAGCACGTCGGTGGCCTCCAAAAAAACCACCCGCAAAACCCCAACCCGCCGCCGTCCGCGTGTGCAGAGCCTCGGAGAGTGTGGGGGGGGTCATCAGCCGAGAGCCCGCTCGAGGCCATCGGTGCCCCTCGCCGCCGGCAGCGCGCGTGGTCGCGGCTGCGGGCAGGGACGGCCGGGCATGAGCGAGGACCCGGGCGTGGGAGAGGCCAAGTCACCCCTGAGCAGGAGCCCAGCGGGGCCGGAGCGTGCGCAGCTGCCGGTGGCTCCGGTGCTTTTGTCCTGAGCCCATACGAACGGATGGGGAGGCTTCTAAAGCTGGGCCTGCTCGTGCCCGGGCGGGGTTTGGGTGCCTGCCCGGGAGGACACGCTCCTTTGGGGCTGTGCAGCAGTGCTGCCTTGGCACCACAGCCGTTCTCCAGCCGTTGGCCAAGATGGGGCCACGCAGCCTTTCCCAGCCCGGGGGGGCTGCTCGCCCGCCTGGCGGCCATGGGGAGCTGCACCCCGAACGCTCGGTGCTGTCCCCGGGCGCATCGCAGCCCTCCGCCTCCCTTGGCTGGACGCACCGGGCAGGCTGGCTTTGTGTGGGTAACTTGATGCTGATGACAGTTGGCAGCTGCAGTTCCCCGGCAGACTGAGGCAAATAAAAGCATTAGGGCTCGTCCCCGAGGAGAGCGACAGGTGTTCGCTCCCGCTCCtttgtttccctccttttaTTCTCCTCGCTAATGCATGTCATATTTTTACCGCCCGAGGAAACGGGAGACGCATCCCCCACTTGAATCGGCATCGCCGGAGCAGAGCTGCACGCTTGCCTCCCCGTACGCGGCTGGCATGGCTCCCCTCCCGCTCCGGCATGCCCCTGTTCATTTTGCCATTACAAACCCCTGGGAAATCTCTTGGGTTTTGGTGGTGCTGAGGTTTTCCTTGCTGAGAAGTGTAGCGTGAGCTGGTGTGCGCAGAgagccctgggacccccagctCTGTTACTTCTTGTTGATCCGTGTCTGTAGGTTGGTGTCTGACTTGTCCCACGTGG
This DNA window, taken from Nyctibius grandis isolate bNycGra1 chromosome 8, bNycGra1.pri, whole genome shotgun sequence, encodes the following:
- the LOC137666557 gene encoding LOW QUALITY PROTEIN: transcription cofactor HES-6-like (The sequence of the model RefSeq protein was modified relative to this genomic sequence to represent the inferred CDS: inserted 1 base in 1 codon), encoding MAPSFRPGKGRPPRGDEGCAGARADRKTRKPLVEKKRRARINESLQELRLLLADSEFQAKLENAEVLELTVRRVQAVLERRSLGECRRGGGGPALPGPARASPRSPLSXRGAEGGRLHREASERFAAGYIQCMHEVHTFVSSCPGIDATTAAELLNHLLESMPLDEGGFPDLVADVLADPTLGPWPGSEALAPVAKASLGLALPASAPSPSPSEETCSDSDEAEAEPGQTSTDGLDASPTRSLPSPSLPKSMWRPW